A window of Toxotes jaculatrix isolate fToxJac2 chromosome 11, fToxJac2.pri, whole genome shotgun sequence genomic DNA:
GGAATATAGAAAGCTAAATTAAATATCACTTCTGACTGCCTCTgctggcagtgtgtgtttagggtCCCTTGTGGTGACCCTAAACCAGAGATAAGCTgttagataagataagataagataagaaaagaaaagaaaagataagaaaatcctttattagtccctcagtggggaaactgcatttagcaacagcaggggtacagtacagtaagtaaatataagtaagaggccaatatggccagaacaagattaaataagcaCTATACAAGATTAAATAAGCACTATAAAATAGCAGCTCCACTAAAGAGCGATTTCCCCCTTAAACTTTTCAGCTGGTGGAATCTGAACGACTGTTAAAGACCCAAACAGGTCAGAGCAAAGATTTgagaaaagtaataaaaaaaatttaccacagatttaaatataataatgaaataatatataataatataatgaaatatataataatacaaaCACTCACAGGAGCCATTCTTTAGCTAAAGAGAGCATGCTTCCTTTGTAAGTTATAATCCTCAAGATTTCAGTCATGGTTGGTTTGGTCACAGTGAGTCCAGTTTTAAACAGCAGATTGGTGTATCTATTCACAgcacagtcaaacaaacaacaatcaataaatgaataataattgCAAACACAATCTGATCACATTCCACACATCATGTAAATCCATTGATGGCTgctgatgaatgaatgttgCCCATTAAATAACATCAAAAACAATGTTTGATGAGGGGTCATTGTGACTTTAAGCTCATTTGGTTGATTGTATTTCTACAGGGCCAAcaagtaaaattttaaatacaggtcttttatttgtatttgagtGTTCTTATGTTATTTTatagacatttttatttaagtaaagaTTCTGAGTGTTTCTTCCACCGCTGTCTATACCTGATCTCTGGGAACAACACACAACATTCAAATCAGGCGACATAAAGCAGTTCTACTAAATTGTCACCACCTCCAGGTTACCCACGATACATTTCTACCTCAATTTCAAATGTCAGTGCTCCATATTTGAATAACAAGCATAtaggtggtgttttttttttttttccagtggctgtgtttgtgaCCACACAACCCCAGATGTAACCACTGCTGCACAGCCACAGTCAAATTGAGCTACAAGCTACCACCATATGGCACAATTTTCAGTCCATACTCTATGGACTCTATGGATCCCACCAGCACCAGAGGAATTCTGTGCATCTGTCCCAGTCCAGCTGTGAGGACTCCCCGTGTTCGGAGACGCCCACAGGGGGACTGTGTGACTACTTTCACTGTTGGCTAATTCAACAAAGTTTCAATACAGTGGCCAACCACACACGTCTGAAATATTTATTAGGGACTtgacaaaaagatgaaaaataaatgaaagtctTTTTTCATGGTCTTCCAGATTTTCAAAGATTGTTTCATGAAATTTACATGagaatttcatttcatgtgtgtACAATCTATAAAGGACCTCTTCAGTAATGGTGTACATGTGACCAGTGAGGCACTCAACTCAAAAAACCATCAACACTGTTAAACAATCTCTGTTGATCAGAACTACGACTTGATAATAGAATAACCGAGTTTCTGCCGTGTGGAGGAGAGCAAACAGCTGGCTGGCAGTTTTTCTTAATAGCGATAACTCTGAAATTAACCGAACGGATAATTTgacttgtgtgtttctgcaccaACCATGAACCGTGTGGATCATGAGTCAGTTCTAAAATTAAGGAGCTCACACTTGTTGTCTACTAAAAGGGATGTATTGCTGTAAGAGATTTTCCTGTTGAGTGCACTGCTGTCTTAATCACTAACAGGAAGGGAGGCTGAGCTAAAGTAaagttttcatgtttcttttaacACCAGACCCAGGATACTCTCTGTGTTGCCCAACTTCCACAAGCATGatttgcacacacacccacaggaaCATTTCAGGACAATGAAACCTAAGGCAAAACGCTGAAGATGTGCAAATAAAGCTCGTCACACAGTGATCAGGCCACCCTCTGTGGATTAGATGGGAAGGAGAATAAATTTCTGCTTTGTTCCAACTCTGAGACATCAACAAACTTAAGGAGATTTTAGGTACTTTGCAAAATTTTATtacgaaaaaatacagttttgcaAATGTAATCGACTGACACTAAAAGAATTTCAATAAGGATGCTAACTGCTATATAGGAATGTAAACAGAGATCACTGTTTCATCTGAATCACAGTTCATGTACACAACATGGTGCCTAATGCTTACACGGAAGCACAAAGCAACAATAACATTAATATCCAAGCAAACAAACTTCTGAAAATAATCTGACTGCATAACATAAACTGCTGGGAACAATCTGCATCTGTTTCTCATTCTCTCACCACAAAAATTACTGTGATCAAGGAAATCTACGATTTCAGACGTTTTCAAGAATTATGCCAATGCATCTATTTCTTTAAAGTTACAGTGTGAAAGTAAAGAGTAAATATTCATggatcatcaaaaaaaaaaaaaaagtttaacgGCCACATCCAAAAGTCTTATTCCACTCTTCATACAGCTCCAAATCTTTTGAAGAGACACTGGGTCGTACCGTCTTCAGGGCCTCCTGGAAGTCACTGTAGAGGATTGGTCGCACCTGATCAGCGGTGATAGTGGCGATGTCACTGAGCTGGATGCTGCGGATGGGCCCCAGCGCTGCCTCTCGACACAGCTGAGTCATATCAGCGCCGGAGAAGCCCTCGGTAGCTGTTACCACGCTGTCCAGCTCTTGTTCTCTCAGCTGATTCTTCTCTCGAGACATGAGGTTAGTCACAATCTGCCATCGGGCGGCTGCTTCAGGCAGGGGGATGTACAACCTCTTTGCCAGACGTCGACGGGCAGCTTCGTCTATCTCCTGAGGCCGGTTGGTGGCGCCCACCACCAGGATgcggtcctcagctgctgtggcGGCCCCATCCAGCTGAACCAAGAACTCTGTCTTTATCCTACGTGATGAGTCGTGCTCCCCGTCTGTCCTCTGGGACAGCAGTGAATCAATTTCATCAATGAAAATGACAGCGGGCTGGTGGCAGCGGGCAATGGCAAACAGGGCTCGCACCATTTTTTCTCCTTCGCCCACCCACTTGGACGTGAGCGATGAGGCACTGATGCTGAAGAAGGTGGCGCCTGATTGACAAGCAATACATTTTCCTATCAGAGTTTTTCCAGTTCCTGGGGGTCCAAACAACAGGATGCCTTTGGGGGGACCACGGAGGCCAGTAAAGATGTCAGGTCGCAGCATGGGCCAAACCACAATCTCCTTTATGGTGGTCTTAGCAAACTCCAAACCTGCGATGTCATCCCATGCCACGGGAGGCCCGTGGTCCATGATCTCACTCATGATCAGCTCAATTATCTTTGGCTCGAAGTTTTTCAGACGCTCATCCAGGATCTGAGGCTCCTGATTGGAATTACAGCTCGCCccaccttcttcctcctcctgtcgtggaacaggtgacacaaattTAGAAAATGCACCTCGAGGCCTGTTAGCACCCAGAGATTTTTTCATAGCTGCAGCCATCCCAGGGGCCTGGCCTCTctggggctgatgggaatgctTCTTCTGTTGGTCAACAATGAACTGCTCACGAGCTGTTTTGAAATTACTTCCAGTTCGCAGGTCAGAGGCTGCTTGACCTCCGTGTGACCCTCTGCTGACATCCCCTCCATCTGGATTGTAAAAATTCTTCCTCTTAGATGGATTGGAGGTGGAAAAGATGGAGGACTGGTAGTTTTGTGAGCCACCAGCAGTACTTGGGTTTCCCTGAGGAAGAACTGAAGAAGGATgactaaacacagactgtggtCGGGCTGAAGGTCGGGAGAAGGGGCTTGGATTACCTGTGATCCCCTCAGAGCCTTTTGGCTTCTCTGCAGAAATATTAGCCGGATTACTGGTACTGTTGTTAAcctctgtactgtgtgtgtgctgtggtggTCCTATAGATTTCAACAGTGCAGTCTCTGACCTGACTCCAGTAAAGGGAGTGGACAGGGAGCTGCCTCTGCTCTCTTGTCCCACAGATATGTTAACATCTGCTGGTGCCACAAGGGAGCCTCCTCCCCCTGTCTTTGCCTGAATCATCTTCTGCACGCAGGGCAGCTCCAGCACACTCTCCATGGTCAGGGACGACTCCCATTTGTCGCTGTAGTTCCTCTGACTGCGGGCCAGATGCAGTGCACTCTCTGCATAGTTGTTGAGCCCTGTGCGGGGGTCATCCGAGTCCAGCACTGCGGCGTAGCGCTCCGAGTAGGTCCTGAGCAGGTTGGCCATGCCGGCCTGAGAGAGCTGGGAGCTTGCCCATGCATACTGAATGGAGAGGATGTGGGCCCGGTAGGCATCTGCCGTCTGTTCAGGTGTACACTTGCCAGATGAAATGTCAAAGGACCTCCTCTGCCATTCGTCCAGGTGTGCGCCACTCATGCCTGGCCTGCTCCAGCCTGGTGAAGGAGAGGGgacaaaagttattaaaaatacatgacCTCAGTAAAAGCCAAGGCACACATCacccctgaccccccccccccccccccccaccacacacacacacacacaaagttaagTCGTGTAACATTACATTCTTGGAAGACATTGTatggctgttttcagagaatGAGTGTGACTAATAAACTGAAATATGCGTGAAGCATTGGTGCAGCCCTTCCTTAACTATATGAAACTAGGTTAAAAGTTACGTATCTCCCCTGGTCGATATGCAGCTGTATTAGAGGCAAGTTCACGAGCAAAGCTGACGCAGAACCTTATCACTTTAGGTTATCATTCGTCCGCCTGACAGATAAATTTAGCTTAGCCTCCACTGCATGTTGCGACAAACAACCTAAGGACGGGACCCACTTgcatttgtttactgtttactggaAATACCCCGCACCACGTAACAGGTCaccatgctgaggaggagggacgTCACTTACTATTAGTGATATCTTCTCATCTTTCTTGATATtgtgacaaaaaataaataaataggtgGTAGACGACAAACACAACTTTTATAACGTTAACTTTTTAACAACTGCTGTACTTCAACTCGCGGTTTAGCTGTTCCCGCCACCTGTTTCTTCCTCAACAGTACAACTTCCTGTCGCGTTCCAATTCGTTCTTCGAAAACCAAAATTAGTCTCTCCGCGCCGCCTTCACCAAATGTGCACacccagccaaaaaaaaaacgatctGACTGTGACTCTATTCAAACGACAACTGGCGGCTTAAGGAGAACAATACGAGAACAGTAAAGAACACAACTAAGGCACAACTTATTTAAAAATATCGGAACGCGGCCCATAACTTGTCACAACTAGGGAGTGCTCAATTTATCCGCCAGGCTCGCCCAGAGATGCGttgctgtgtgttaatgtgtttttataccACTTTATATTCGTCGTGAAGTTCTTGATTATTTGTAATGAATTAAAATCTCAGAGAGAGTCTTACCTGGAGTTAAAACCGCTTTCTTGAGTTGAAAACTTACGGCTTATGATTTCAACACCACTCGGGTGCTCACAAATCTGTAGTGAGGTCTACAACGCCATCTTGCGGCCACAAGACGCCAAACAAACGTCATAATTAAATGGTCGCTTTAGCGcgttgcattctgggaaatgtagtatATGCGTTGTTGAAATTAAGTAGGGCACCAAATTCCGACATAAAGTCTTTCTTTCAGTAACTGTAATTATTCATAAGTCGTATTAAAAGTTGTCTTAATTTACTTTCACTATGAATAAGAAACAGTCAAATATCAACGACCCATGATATCCATGAACCCGTAAACTACACTAACCATAAGCGGGGAAGGAAATGTTTGTGCTGTCGACAGTGGATGACAGCGGCCGCTAAGCTTCAAAGAATAAAGCACACGCCGCCGCTGGAAAAAATAGGTTGCGTTTGTGATTTTTATGTAGCTAATAAACCAGTCGGTTAACGTTTCCTATACTTTCTTATTAAAGTATTTGTTACTGAGGAGGGATACCAGAAAAGTTTCCTGGATAGCTGTCCACATTGGTCGCAGTCCGTTAGCTGTAGCTAAACTGGAGACGGGATGTAAATTAATCCAGACGGGACCAGCCCCAGGAGCCGGTAGCAGCAGTCAGTCACACCCTTGTCTAGGGACACTGAAGGAACCCTGTTTGCTGAGCAACATGAACTTGCTGTTCTTCACATGTTGTGCGCTTTTATACAAATACGCGTTAGCCTCAAAGTGCTGAATTGGAGTTTCAGAGCACCAGTGCATGTTAACTGGGGAGTGTGGACTGGATATGACTGACTCATCATCATGGCACGGACAGAGGAGATAACCCCGAACCGTCTCTCTGCTGCAGTGCCAACCAGGCAGCCTCACGACTAGCTAGACAGCTAAGTTCTTTCCACATTCAGTCGTTTATACTGTATTCTGACCCCTCGCAGTCAAAGAGGCATCATGAATGCCCCCATGTACACCTTTGTCTCTCGTGACGACAACAGCACGGTTTATGCAGAAGTTTCCAAAATCCTCCTCTCAACCGGACAGTGGAAGAGGCTGAAGAGAGACAACCCCAGATTCAACTTAATGCTTGGTGAACGGAACAGACTGCCCTTTGGACGTTTAGgtaagtcatgtttttttttcttttttccattctttcatGTGATGCTGACAGCAGACAtatgtgatctgtgtgtgtgtgtgctaaattTGGAGTCCACCCACTCAGGATGAGACAGCTGCTGTGACTGCGCAGGGATGGGATTTGTAACATTCTGTGGAAAGACTGGGTCTTTTATTAAGATGTGCAGTTGTGGCCCACGAGCATACACATGTGggtatttgattttttaaaatgacctcACTTGGACTTTACAGGTCATGAACCAGGGCTGGTGCAGCTGGTCAATTACTACAGAGGAGCAGATAAGCTTTGCAGAAAGGCGTCCTTGGTCAAGTGTGTATCTACCTTGTCTATATCTTTAAAATCTATATCTTTTGCCTCACCTTCATTCATGTTACtaatgcacatactgtataagtAAATTATTCAGAGGGGATTACATTAGCTGaccatttcctttctcttctaTTAGGCTAATAAAGACCAGCCCAGAGCTGTCCGACTCCTGTAACTGGTTCCCAGAATCCTACATCATCTACCCCACTAACCTCAACACCCCTGTTGCTCCAGCTACAAATGGCATTAGCCATCTTAAGAACAATCCCAAGACAGATGAGCGGGAAGTTTTCTTGGCCTCTTATCACTCTAAAAAAGAGAGTGGGGAGGGAACAGTGTGGATAGCCAAGTCTTCTGCTGGAGCTAAAGGTAAAATCTCTTATCTGTGTTTCACGGGTTTAAATCCAAGATACAAATAGGCCATAATCATTTACACTTCACAGTCTTCTTTAATTATATTGACTTAAATCCAAAAGATTCAATATTCTTTCTGAGTTGCTAAAAGCAACAATTTCCCCTGGATAAACTCCATTTTATGTGAATATTCCTTGTATTGTGTACAGTTTCACATTGAAGATGTGGTACAGCATTTAGCGGCAGCTtaacatatttgttttaattgcaACAGGTGCTGGGATTTTGATATCCCACGATGCTAATCAGCTGCTGGAGTACATTGATAATCAGGGACAGGTTCATGTCATTCAGAAGTACCTGGAGAAACCTTTACTTCTGGAGCCGGGACATCGGAAGTTTGACATCAGGCAAGTCTTTTGTGTttaacacagacgcacacagaatGTTCTAGTCTGTCTGGATTTTGTAACTGACGCTTTTATGGTTTACTATGCTATTGCTAGGAGCTGGGTGCTAGTGGACCATCAGTACAACATCTATTTATACCGGGAGGGTGTGCTGCGGACATCCTCAGAGCCCTACAACAGCTCTGACCTCCAGGACATGACCAGCCACCTGACCAACCACTGCATCCAGAAGGAGCACTCCCAGAACTACGGACGATATGAGGAGGGGAACGAGATGTTCTTTGATGAGTTCAGGCTGTACCTGCTGAACACGCATGGTGTCACCCTGGAGACCACCATATTACCTCAGATCAAGCAGATCATAAAGTAGGTCCTTCTTGTTTTGCGAAGAATACCTTAGCTCTCACATATCACATTGAAAGTTGAAatacatgtacattttttaaaattcatatatCTTTCCTGTACTGTTTCCCATCCCAAAAACTAATTTCTCCACCCCTATTTGTGTGTTGGAGACATTGTCCACACTCTACTACAGAAAAATGCTCACTGAGTCAAATCTGACCTAGTTGACAGTGTAGATAATGTACTCTTGTTCAAGTTACTTTGTCAGTGCATAACATTTACTCCTCTAGATAACCAGATGCAAACAGAAGAGATGAAATGAGGGATCTTTGTTGTGTCAAAGTCACACAATCACTTAAACCCCACTGTTGTGTCCTCAGAACCTGCGGTTTAAACTGCACCTTTGGTTTAGGCTGAACCTGGTTCCTGTAGAAATCAGCTAAACTCCATCAGAGGTCACTGTTTCTGAGGTCTAACTTAGACCTGCTGCAGACCTGCTTTAACTGAGGTTAATTATGTTCAGATTTATACAGTTTAgatcattttattaatttaagaaATTTCAAGTCTTTCTCCATGCATGTTCTTTTGAAGGAATCActaaaaaaatacagttataTCATTTTGTAATTACATTTAAAGGTGTCCCTTCTTCGTCAGTTCATTTTTTATGCCAGAGACAGGGTTAGGAGGATGTCTCCTGTCCATTCAATCACTGCAACTAAACAAAATTCACTCATATTAACTAACTGTACAACAGTATAGAAATGTAGAAACAGTGGAACCACTGCAGAACACAAAGCAGATCACAATAACACCAGTTATAGCATAACAGTGTTTTGCACGTGGCATGATGGTGCTGGGTGTCATATGGCTGGAAATGATTCTGCTGTCTGGTTTCACAGGAGCTGTCTGACATGTATTGAGCCGGCAATCAGCACCAAGCATCTGTCCTACCAGAGCTTCCAGCTCTTTGGATTTGATTTTATGGTGGACGAGAGCTTCAAAGTGTGGCTCATTGAGATCAATGGAGCTCCGGCCTGTGCACAGTCAGTAACATTCAGCTGATCGttcatgttaaaaatgttttacctgTATtgaccacagtttttttttgttttttttcatgtaatatatataaattGTCTACTCTTTTTGGTCAATATGTAATAGAGGATCAGAGTCCCAAATTTTGAAAacttttgaatattttatttttggagtTTTACCTCTTTAATAAACTTTCttaatgaaaatatgaccaagtGAATTTTCTGTGCTAGATTTTGAATCAGTCACAGGTAGCTGTGGGTTGTGAATGCTTTTTGTTGTCTTGAATTAAACTCACAAAGTCAGTGTCACAAGCGAACAAATGAACACTTCTGTTGTCTTCTCCTCTTTCAGGAAACTATATCCAGAGCTATGTCAAGGTATCGTGGATGTGGCCATCTCCAGTGTCTTCACCCTGAGTAGCAGCAGTGACTCCtcatctgcctcctcctctccttactcctcctccccatcctcCACGTTCACCACCAATTCCTGCTCTTCTCCCAAACTGAGAGCCCCTCTTCACGTGGGCCCTTTCACGCGACTGTAAGCTCAAACACAAATATTCCCATCGTCTCCACCAAACTAGAAGCTTTCTCATGCTCTGTCCTCACTCCTGGACTACCCCAGAGAAGTAGCACATGCCAGCAAGCCGAGCCTTTAATTGAACCTTGCCTGTCACGCCTGGACGTAGTCTTTCCTTTTTATGGAAATCACTGAACTGCAGAAATGATCTCTGCCCTTCTCATTATGCATATTATGAACGTGAGGATGCTGATGAACTGATCAGCAGAGTCTGTGGGAGTATCTGAATGAGGACAGACGCCCTTCCATGTCAGTTCCACCACCACCGGTTTCTCCCTAAGCAGATTAATGGAGGTCTGAAGGATGCAGAGAGGCTCCAAGCGAGACTGTAGTGCCTTACATTTCCAGCCACGCTCCCTTAAAAAGACTGCCAGTTAGCTTGCTCTGTTTATCGTGACTTGTACTTGTTCTATAAGCCTTTGCACAGTTGCTCAATAAAATCACAGCGGTCATGATCCGTCCACAAGAGTTAGCAGAAAACAGATTCCTTGATATTGGAGATCTTTGTCAATTTGTTATTTTCTCATCAGGCActtttcttatatttttatcacttttttatAGCTTACCTGCAGCCATCATTTTCCATTCTTTGGAAAGAGGAATGCTAACGGTGATGAACAAGCTGCAGGGAACAATATGATTAAACTTATGACTCTTATATTAGCTAATGTATTAACCCGATATGTCTGATGAGCTAAACGTTCAAGATGTCAAGTTTCCCTTGAACAACAACATTCCTCTAACCTGATCATGTGGACTCTACATATTATTTACACTAAGGGCAGCAGGGTGGCACAACTGAGCAGGGAGACCATTCTTTTGCGTAAATACCCAGGTTTGTATCTGTCCCAGCAGGCTCTGCCAAAATgtccctgacctctgacctctctatGGCAGCGAGGAAAAAAACTAAACGACTCCCTTTGTGGGTTCAGTGAAGTATTAGCtgactttattttgttttcaacaaaCTCATCACAAAAAAATTGAGCTCATCTGAAGACACCTTGATGTTTTGTCATTTGAAGagagcatgtttgtgtgaaagcATGTAGTAGTGTGCATCCTCATAAACAGCACCTTTTGCCCCAGTTTGCAAAGAGCTGCCCTGATGTCTGTGTTCTACTTCTAATTTAGGAAAAGACTTTAGACTGTAATTGTAAAGTGTTGTCAAGTGTGTGGATTATGTTTTTGAACCTTTTGAAATGAAAGTAGAGTAGATTGTTAAAGTGTGTTCTTGAGTATTAAAATCAAGACCCCATCAAATGAAACTGTCTTGACACAATAAACATTTGCTTATAAGAGAGCtgatggagaccaaaaacacacaaccctcCATCACGcttctggtctggtctggtaaACATGCCGAACATGTTGAGTGTGTCACAGAAAAGTCacagtgtacaaacacacatcaatTCAAAGCTTTCTCTTCAGTCACTGTCTGATTTGCTTTCTACACTAGGTTTTtaggttttattatttttttgtttcatggggtcattaaaatattttatttcttaacatttattttcactaAATCTCTTTGTGAATAGCTGAGACCTGAGATGTAACTGTCCGAGATGACTTGTGTGGGATCTATTTTATGTTACTATTTGTCAGAAAGGAGTGTTTGGTTCTTCACTAGATATGAAACTTTTAGTTAGATCAAAATTTGTCACAGCTGCATGCATGGTAGTGGATTTCTGAAATTCCTCTGTTTGGTTTCCAGGGGCTCATTTTTAACTCAGAATAAGTCATTAACCTCTCCTCATGTTAGAATCCCTGCTGTTCCTCTTCCAATGCTTTGAGTAACATAAGTTAAGGGACACCATCAGagcatttatttatgtttttaatcactgtgtatttgtgtttacaaGATGACTCTGAAGAATGAAGGATATGTATGTGGCTGAAGGTCAGAAAGGTGGGGTGTGTACAGGGCACACAGGTTACACTGACAAAGTCCAGCATTGTTCTTTTGAAGAAACTGGGCTGGTGTAAGATAAATCCCAGTAACTAAGAACATGCAGTGTGATGAATCCATTACAGAGCCCTGCTGTAGCTGAAATGATGTTTGACAGTTTGGAAAAATATTAATGTAAGTGGAAAAAGGGTTTTTATATCATGATTGTGTTGATAAATGGGTTGATAGCTGATTTTGGAAATTTCAAAAGCAAActatcagtattttttaaattaaatttgttgGGAAATGTGTTTCCATCAAAGGGACGGGTGCCTTAGAGGGAATTGcatattgattaaaaaaaaaaaaaaaaaagcaatggaCCTCCAGCATTTAAATGCaccttcatttgtttgtttgtactgaAGTGAATTTgct
This region includes:
- the fignl1 gene encoding fidgetin-like protein 1 is translated as MSGAHLDEWQRRSFDISSGKCTPEQTADAYRAHILSIQYAWASSQLSQAGMANLLRTYSERYAAVLDSDDPRTGLNNYAESALHLARSQRNYSDKWESSLTMESVLELPCVQKMIQAKTGGGGSLVAPADVNISVGQESRGSSLSTPFTGVRSETALLKSIGPPQHTHSTEVNNSTSNPANISAEKPKGSEGITGNPSPFSRPSARPQSVFSHPSSVLPQGNPSTAGGSQNYQSSIFSTSNPSKRKNFYNPDGGDVSRGSHGGQAASDLRTGSNFKTAREQFIVDQQKKHSHQPQRGQAPGMAAAMKKSLGANRPRGAFSKFVSPVPRQEEEEGGASCNSNQEPQILDERLKNFEPKIIELIMSEIMDHGPPVAWDDIAGLEFAKTTIKEIVVWPMLRPDIFTGLRGPPKGILLFGPPGTGKTLIGKCIACQSGATFFSISASSLTSKWVGEGEKMVRALFAIARCHQPAVIFIDEIDSLLSQRTDGEHDSSRRIKTEFLVQLDGAATAAEDRILVVGATNRPQEIDEAARRRLAKRLYIPLPEAAARWQIVTNLMSREKNQLREQELDSVVTATEGFSGADMTQLCREAALGPIRSIQLSDIATITADQVRPILYSDFQEALKTVRPSVSSKDLELYEEWNKTFGCGR
- the ttl gene encoding tubulin--tyrosine ligase, with amino-acid sequence MNAPMYTFVSRDDNSTVYAEVSKILLSTGQWKRLKRDNPRFNLMLGERNRLPFGRLGHEPGLVQLVNYYRGADKLCRKASLVKLIKTSPELSDSCNWFPESYIIYPTNLNTPVAPATNGISHLKNNPKTDEREVFLASYHSKKESGEGTVWIAKSSAGAKGAGILISHDANQLLEYIDNQGQVHVIQKYLEKPLLLEPGHRKFDIRSWVLVDHQYNIYLYREGVLRTSSEPYNSSDLQDMTSHLTNHCIQKEHSQNYGRYEEGNEMFFDEFRLYLLNTHGVTLETTILPQIKQIIKSCLTCIEPAISTKHLSYQSFQLFGFDFMVDESFKVWLIEINGAPACAQKLYPELCQGIVDVAISSVFTLSSSSDSSSASSSPYSSSPSSTFTTNSCSSPKLRAPLHVGPFTRL